The uncultured Subdoligranulum sp. genomic sequence CCACCGTGGAGAAGACGATGGCCAGCATGACGCCCAAAAGACTGGCGATGACCTGCACCGAGGCTTTGTTGTTGGAACCCAGCTGGCTGTACCCCAGCGAGACCAGCACCACCACGCTGAGCGCCGAGCACAGCACGCACAAAGCCAGATACAGTACATCGACGCGGCGCAGATAACGGCGGATCAGTGGATACATACAGCGGCTCCTTTCACAGATATATCTCTTATTATAGCGCAACAGCGGGATTTTGACCACGCCTGAGAATTAAATTTTACAAATGTCCCATTGTGTACTATAATGAATACGACTACACAGCAAGGAGTATGACTGCCATGCAGGAATATACCACGCATTCCCGGGAAGAAACGGTAGCGCTGGGGCGCAGTTTTGCCAGGACGCTGCCGGCGGGGGCGCTCATTGCCTTTACCGGTGGACTGGGGGCCGGCAAGACGGCGTTTTGCCAGGGGCTGGCCGAAGGCCTGGGCTGCACCGACCCGGTGAGCAGCCCCACCTTTGCCATTGTGAACTACTACCGGGGCCCGCGCCCGCTGGCGCACTTTGATCTGTACCGCATCCATACCGAAAACGACCTGGCATCGGCGGGGTTCTATGATTATCTGGATATGGGGGCGGTGGTGGCCTGCGAGTGGAGCGAAAACTGCGCCGATCTGCTGGCCCAGGAGCATCCCATCCGCATCGACATCCAGCGCATTGACGACACCACCCGGCGTATCACCATTGATCAGTGATACAATCTGAATAAAATATAGGAAATAGTACATATTGTACAGGTGATTTTATGAATATACTGGCGGTGGATACCGCGGGCAAGACGGCGGCCGTGGCTGTGGTACGGGACGACACGCTGCTGTATGAAACGCAGTGCAACAACGGCCTGACCCACAGCGAGACGCTGCTGCCCATGATCGATACGGCGCTGCGCGCCTGCGGGCTGACGGTGGCAGACCTGGATCTGCTGGCGGCTACCAACGGGCCCGGCAGCTTTACGGGGCTGCGCATCGGGCTTTCGGTGATCAAGGGACTGGCGCTGCCGCGGCAGATCCCCTGTGCGCCGGTGTCCACCATGGCGGCGCTGGCCTACGGCATGGCGGGGCAGGGGACGGTGATCGGTGCCCAGGATGCCCGCCGCGGCCAGGTGTACTGGGCGGCCTTTGATCTGGAAAGCCACAGCCGTCTGACGCCCGACGCGGCAGAACCGGTGACGGCGCTGGAAAAATTTGTACAGAGCTGTAAAAAACCGTTGTTTTTTGTTGGCGACGGTGCCGCTTTGTGCTACAATACTTATGGACAGGTGCCGGGTGTGGCCGTTTGCCCGCCCACGCTGCAGGTGCTGCGCGGGGCCGGGGTGGCATTGGCCGCCAAAGCCCTGTGGGAGCAGGGGGCCTGTGTGCCGCCCGCCCAGCTGCTGCCGGACTATCACCGGCTGAGCCAGGCGGAACGGGAGCGGGCCGCGCGAGAAAAACAACAGGGGGAAACGACCAATGCAATTTGACAAACCGATCGCACTGGCTGCCGATCACGGCGGCTATGAACTGAAAGAGGCCATCAAGGCCCACCTGGACGAACTGGGCGTGGCGTACGAGGACTTCGGCACCGATTCCACCGCCAGTGTGGACTACCCCGACTACGCGGTGCTGGGCTGCAAGGCGGTGCAGGATGGCCGCTGTGCGCTGGTGATCCTCTGCTGCGGTACCGGCGTGGGCATGTCCATGTGTGCCAACAAGATGCAGGGCATCCGCGCCTGCTGCTGCAGCGATACCTTCAGCGCCGAGCTCACCCGTCGCCACAACAACGCCAACGCCCTGTGCCTGGGCGGCCGCGTGGTGGGCACGGGCCTTGGCTGCAAGATCGTGGACGCCTTCCTGAACGCGCCTTTTGAGGGCGGCCGTCACCAGACGCGCATCGACAAGATGATGGCGCTGCAGAACCAGTAAATCTGTTTTTTGGCCTGCCGGGCAGGCTGCCGATAAAAATTGTTTGACAAGGAGACTGTACCATGAGCGTTGTCGAAATCGTAGATCATCCCCTGATTCAGCACAAGATCAGCCTGATGCGGGACCGCAATACCGGCACCAAGGAATTCCGTGACCTGGCCAGCGAGGTAGCCATGCTGCTCTGCTACGAGGCCACCCGTGACCTGCCCACCGAGGAAGTGGAAGTGGAAACCCCCATCGCCCTGGCCCGCACCAAGGTGCTGGCCGGCCGCAAGCTGGCGCTGGTTCCCATCCTGCGCGCCGGCCTGGGCATGGTGGACGGCATGCTGCGCCTGATCCCCGCCGCCAAGGTGGGCCACATCGGCCTCTACCGGGACGAGGAGACCCTGAAGCCGGTGGAATACTACTGCAAGCTGCCCAGCGACATCAATGAGCGCGAGGTCATCGTGCTGGATCCCATGCTGGCCACCGGCGGCAGTGCCTCCGACGCCATCACCCAGATCAAGAAGCGGGGCGCCAAGCACATCAAGTTCATCGGCCTCATCGCGGCTCCCGAGGGCATGAAGGCCCTGCATGAAGCCCATCCCGACGTGGATATCTACGTGGGCACCCTGGACGAGGGCCTGAACGACAACGGCTACATCGTCCCCGGCCTGGGCGACGCCGGCGACCGCATCTTCGGCACCAAGTAATCTGTTTACAACAAAACCAAACCGGGACACGGACCTCTAAGTCCGTGTCCCGGTTTTTGTCTCTTACAGGGAAAACTCCTCCGGCGCGGTGTGGAGCGTCACGGTGCGCCGCTGCAGCGTCAGCAGGCCGTCCCGCTGCATGCGGGAGAGGGTGCTGCTCAGGGCGCTGCGGTCCACTCCCAGAAAATCCGCCAGCTGCTGCCGGTCAAAGGGCAACGTGAACTGCAGTCCGCCGTTCTGCACGGCCAGCGCCGAAAAGTAGGCCATGACCCGGCCCCGGATGGTCTTGGGGGCGGTGTAGAGGCTGCGCCGCGCCAGCCCCAGATTCTTCCGCGCGGCGATCTGCAAAAGGTTCTGGGCCATCCGCTGCAGCCAGGGCTCGTTGCCGGGATGGAGCAGCCGTTCAGCCGCCAGGAACAGCGCCTCGCCATCGCTGGCCGCCATCACGTTGACCAGCAGGGCCTCGCCGGGCAGACAGGCGTAGGTCTCGGCAAAGAGATCGCCCTCCCCGGCCTGTCCCAGCAGTGTCTTGCTGCCCCACACGTCCAGATGTTCAATGTGCACCCGGCCGCGGAGCACCAGACCCAGGTGGGTGATGCTGTGCCCGGCCTGCAGCAGCAGTTCCTCCTTGTGAAAGGGCTGGCGGCGGGCATCCAGCGCCGTCAGCGCCCGCTGCACCTCCCCGTCGGTCAGACCGCGGAACAGCGGGGTGCGGGGCAGATCCTGAATTTCCATGGTTTTCCTCCTGCTGTGTTGTAACTACAACATACATTCTGGGCTTATTGTAGTAAACTGACCTCACAAAGTCAATACGGAGGCAAAATATGAAACGACGGATCATTCAGATCGACGAAACCAAGTGCAACGGCTGCGGTGCCTGTGCCGCGGCCTGCCATGAGGGCGCCATCGCCATGGTGGACGGCAAGGCCCATCTGATGCGGGACGACTACTGCGACGGCCTGGGCGACTGCCTTCCCACCTGTCCCACCGGGGCCATCACCTTTGTGGAGCGGGAGGCCGCACCCTACGACGAGGCGGCAGTGCTGGCTGCCAAGCAGCGCAAAGCCCAGGCGGGCGGCGGCTGTCCCGGCAGCGCACCCCATGCCCTGCACACCGGATGCCCGGGCAGCCGGGCCCAGACGCTGGCAGGGGGCGGGGAGGAACCGGCACTGCCCACGGCAGCGCCCAGCCGCCTGCGCCAGTGGCCGGTGCAGATCAAGCTGGTGCCCATCGAGGCGCCCTTCTTTGACGGTGCCAAGCTGCTCATCGCGGCGGACTGCACGGCCTATGCCTACGCGGCCTTCCATGAGCGGTTCATCCGCGGGCACATCACGCTGGTGGGCTGCCCCAAGCTGGACAGCGTGGACTACAGCGAGAAGCTGACTGAAATCCTGCGCCGCAACGATATCCGGGAGGTGACAGTGGTGCGGATGGAGGTGCCCTGCTGCGGCGGACTGGAGCAGGCCGCCAAGCGGGCATTGCAGGCCAGCGGCAAGTTCCTGCCCTGGCAGGTGGTGACCATCTCCACCGACGGACGGATCCTGGATTGAGAAAAAACTCTTGACTTCAAGTGCACTTTAAGTGATAGGATAAATGTACTGTGAGGAAGTCAGGAGGTTATTGTATGGAAGATCGTATCGAGCGCTGTGCGGAAAAATTCGCCATCCTGTTTGGTGCCGCCCCGGCCGGGGATGAGGGCACCGACCCGGAATTCATGAAGATTCTCCAGCGCTTTATTTTCGGCGAGGTCTGCTATACCGGCCAGCTCAGCGACGAGGACCGGGAACTGGTGACCGTCACGGTGCTGGCTGTCAACCAGACGCTGCCCCAGCTCAAGGCCCATGTGGGGGCGGCCCTCAACGCGGGCTGCACGCCGGTGTCCATCCGGGAGGCCATCTACCAGTGTGCCCCCTTCATCGGATTCCCCAAGACCCTCAACGCCATCGCCGCCATGAATGAGGCGTTCACGGCAGCCGGCATTGCGCTGCCGCTGGAACCCCAGGGCACCGTGACCGAGGAGGACCGGTATGAGGCAGGGCTGGCGCTGCAGGAGCCCCTCTACGGCACCGAGATCGCCGACCGCTACGCCGATCTGCCGGAAGTCTACGCCGAGGCCATCCCGCGGTTCCTGACCGAGTTCTGCTTCGGGGATTTCGCCACCCGCAACGGTCTGGACGGGGCCCGGCGGGAGCTGCTGACCGTCGTCATGCTGGCGGCCCTGGGCGGCGCCGAGGTACAGGTCAAGGCCCACGTGGCGGGCGCCGAGAAGGCCGGCAACAGCCGGGACCGCATCCTGGCGGCGCTGGTCCACGCCATGCCCTATATGGGCGTGCCGCGGCTCTTCAACGCCCTGAACGCCATCCGCGAGGTCTGGACAGAGCAATAACATCATACGAAAAAGCGCCTTTCCCCGTGGGGAAAGGCGCTTTTTCTTTGCCATTTTCAGTTTTTCAGTGCCTGCATGGGGGCGGGGATCCGGCCACCGCGATGGATCATGACGGCGGGGCTGTACTTGCTGATGGGCATGATGGGGGCGTGGCCCAGCAGGCCGCCGAAGTCCAGCACGTCGCCGGCCTGGTGGCCGATGGCGGGAATTACGCGGACGGCGGTGGTCTTACTGTTCACCATGCCGATGGCGGCTTCGTCGGCGATCAGGCCGCTGATGACCTCGGCGGAGGTATCGCCGGGGATGACCACCATGTCGATGCCCACCGAGCAGACGGCGGTCATGGCTTCCAGCTTTTCCAGCGTCAGGCTGCCGCAGTTGGCGGCCTGGATCATGCCGTCATCCTCCGACACCGGGATGAAGGCGCCCGACAGGCCGCCCACATGGTTGGAGGCCATGACGCCGCCCTTCTTGACGGCATCGTTGAGCAGGGCCAGGCAGGCGGTGGTGCCGCAGCAGCCGCAGCTCTCCAGGCCCATCTCCTCCAGGATATTGGCCACGCTGTCGCCGATGGCGGGGGTGGGGGCCAGCGACAGATCGATGATGCCGGCGGGCACGCCCAGCCGCTCGCTGGCCAGGTTGGCCACCAGCTGGCCCAGGCGGGTGATCTTGAAGGCGGTGCGCTTGACCAGCTCCGCCACCTCGTCCATGGGGGCGTCCTTGGGCAGTTTGGCCAGGGCGGCGCGCACCGCACCGGGGCCGGAAACGCCCACGTGAATCTCGCAGTCCGGCTCACCGGGACCGTGGAAGGCACCGGCCATGAAGGGGTTATCCTCCGGTGCGTTGCAGAAGACCACCAGCTTGGCATCGCCCATGCACATGTTGTCCTTGGTGCGCTCGGCAGTCTGGCGGACTACCTGGCCCATCAGCCGGACGGCATCCATGTTGATGCCGGATTTGGTGGAGCCCACGTTGACGCTGGAACAGACCAGATCGGTCTCGGCCAGGGCCTGGGGAATGGCTTCGATCAGCCGCTTGTCACCGGCCGAAAAGCCCTTGTGTACCAGGGCACCGAAGCCGCCGATGAAATTGACGCCGATGGTCTTGGCGGCGCGGTCCAGCGCCTTGGCGTAGGCCACCGGGTCGGCGTCGGGAGCGGCGCCCAGCAGCATGGCGATGGGCGTCACGCTGACCCGCTTGTTGACGATGGGCACGCCGTACTCGGCGCTGATGCCGTCCACCACGGGCACCAGGTTGCCGGCCAGGCGGACGATCTTGTTGTAGATTTTCTCACAGGCTTTGTCGCCGTCGGGGTCGATGCAGTCCAGCAGGCTGATGCCCATGGTGACGGTGCGTACATCCAGATTTTCGGCGGTCAGCATCTCGATGGTCTCGAGAATGTCGCTGCTGTTCAGAATTCTCATGCTTCTTTTCGTCCTCCCCGTCAGATGGTGTGCATCGCGTCAAAGACTTCCTGGCGGGTCACGGTGACCTGCATCTTCATCTCTTCGCCCAGGGCGGCAAAACGGTCGCGCACGGCGGCGGGGTCGGCGGTGCAGTGGTTCAGGCTCACCAGCATGATCATGCAGAACATCTCCTGCATGATGGACTGGGAGATGTCCTCGATGTTGATATTGAGTTCGGCGCAGACCGCGCTGACCTTGGCGACGACGCCCACGGTGTCGTGGCCGATGACGGTGATAACTGCTTTCATGGTACGATAGACCCCCTCATTCAGAATGATTGTATTATAGCAGAGTTTCAGGGCAGGCGCAAGGCGGACAAAGCAAAACCGGGAGAGACCGAAGTCTCTCCCGGTGCGGTATTTTTCTTACGGAAGCTGGGGGGCGTAGGCCTCCAGATGGCGGGGATGCCCCTTGAAAGCAATGGCGATGGCGTCGGGGCCGGTGTTGGCACTGACGGCCGCGCCCAGCTGAAAGGTGGTCAGCGGCGCATGGCCGAAGGTCTTCTTGCAGAGCTTGACCAGCTCATCCCGCTTTTCCTTGCTGGAGGTGTAGCCCACGATGTAGGGCATATCCCGCACATTGTCCACCCGGCTGGATACCCACTTGACCATGGCCGGCGGCACGGCAGCATCGCCGCGCACCTTGGCTTCCACCTTGGAAACGCCCTCGTTCAGGCTGATGATGGGCCGGATGCCCAGCAGGTCGCCCACCACGGCGGCCGCCGCGCTCACACGGCCGGACTTCTTCATCTGCTTCAGGCTGTAGGCGGCCAGGCAGACTTCCGCGCAGTCCAGATTGTACATCATTTCGTCGATGCAGGTGGAAAGCTCACCGCCGTTGCGCACCTTGCGGGCGCACTCGCACAGATGCCAGCCGAACACCATGGAATAGGTGTGGCTGTCCAGCACCTGGATGCGCAGCTGGTGGCCGGGGCGCTCCTCGGCCAGCATCTCCACCGCCTTCAGGGCGTTGTTGTAGGTGCTGGAACCGTTGCTGTTGATGCTCAGGTGGACCAGATCGGTGTAGCCTTCGTCCACATAGCGCGCGTAGATCTCACACCACTGCAGCTGGGTGATGGCCGCCGTGGTGGGCACGCCCTGGGCGTCCCGCATGATCTGATAGAACTGATCGTTGGTGAAATCCCGGCGCTCAATGTACTCGGTACCGTCCACGTTGATGGGGAAGCCCACCACCTCGATGCCGTATTTCTCCGCCAGTTCCTGGGGAATATCCGCGGAAGAGTCCGTCAAAAATCCGATTTTGCTCATTGTACATCCTCACTCCATTCATACCGCGTCAGCTGTCCGTGGGTTTCAAGGCCTGCAAAATCCCATTGCCGCAGCACCTCATAGACACCCACCGCCACCGCGTTGGAAAGGTTCAAACAGCGTTCCCCGCGCCGCATGGGCATGCGCACACAGTCCGCTTCGTGCCGGACCAGCAGTTCTTCGGGCAGGCCGGCGTCCTCGCGGCCAAAGACCAGATAGGAACCGTCAGGGTAGGCGACATCCACATGGCGGCGCGGCCCCTTGGAGGTGAAATAAAAGAACGGCCCCTTGTTTTTGCTGAAA encodes the following:
- the tsaB gene encoding tRNA (adenosine(37)-N6)-threonylcarbamoyltransferase complex dimerization subunit type 1 TsaB; translated protein: MNILAVDTAGKTAAVAVVRDDTLLYETQCNNGLTHSETLLPMIDTALRACGLTVADLDLLAATNGPGSFTGLRIGLSVIKGLALPRQIPCAPVSTMAALAYGMAGQGTVIGAQDARRGQVYWAAFDLESHSRLTPDAAEPVTALEKFVQSCKKPLFFVGDGAALCYNTYGQVPGVAVCPPTLQVLRGAGVALAAKALWEQGACVPPAQLLPDYHRLSQAERERAAREKQQGETTNAI
- a CDS encoding carboxymuconolactone decarboxylase family protein; its protein translation is MEDRIERCAEKFAILFGAAPAGDEGTDPEFMKILQRFIFGEVCYTGQLSDEDRELVTVTVLAVNQTLPQLKAHVGAALNAGCTPVSIREAIYQCAPFIGFPKTLNAIAAMNEAFTAAGIALPLEPQGTVTEEDRYEAGLALQEPLYGTEIADRYADLPEVYAEAIPRFLTEFCFGDFATRNGLDGARRELLTVVMLAALGGAEVQVKAHVAGAEKAGNSRDRILAALVHAMPYMGVPRLFNALNAIREVWTEQ
- a CDS encoding Crp/Fnr family transcriptional regulator, producing MEIQDLPRTPLFRGLTDGEVQRALTALDARRQPFHKEELLLQAGHSITHLGLVLRGRVHIEHLDVWGSKTLLGQAGEGDLFAETYACLPGEALLVNVMAASDGEALFLAAERLLHPGNEPWLQRMAQNLLQIAARKNLGLARRSLYTAPKTIRGRVMAYFSALAVQNGGLQFTLPFDRQQLADFLGVDRSALSSTLSRMQRDGLLTLQRRTVTLHTAPEEFSL
- a CDS encoding 4Fe-4S binding protein, whose protein sequence is MKRRIIQIDETKCNGCGACAAACHEGAIAMVDGKAHLMRDDYCDGLGDCLPTCPTGAITFVEREAAPYDEAAVLAAKQRKAQAGGGCPGSAPHALHTGCPGSRAQTLAGGGEEPALPTAAPSRLRQWPVQIKLVPIEAPFFDGAKLLIAADCTAYAYAAFHERFIRGHITLVGCPKLDSVDYSEKLTEILRRNDIREVTVVRMEVPCCGGLEQAAKRALQASGKFLPWQVVTISTDGRILD
- a CDS encoding DegV family protein — translated: MSKIGFLTDSSADIPQELAEKYGIEVVGFPINVDGTEYIERRDFTNDQFYQIMRDAQGVPTTAAITQLQWCEIYARYVDEGYTDLVHLSINSNGSSTYNNALKAVEMLAEERPGHQLRIQVLDSHTYSMVFGWHLCECARKVRNGGELSTCIDEMMYNLDCAEVCLAAYSLKQMKKSGRVSAAAAVVGDLLGIRPIISLNEGVSKVEAKVRGDAAVPPAMVKWVSSRVDNVRDMPYIVGYTSSKEKRDELVKLCKKTFGHAPLTTFQLGAAVSANTGPDAIAIAFKGHPRHLEAYAPQLP
- a CDS encoding ACT domain-containing protein, with protein sequence MKAVITVIGHDTVGVVAKVSAVCAELNINIEDISQSIMQEMFCMIMLVSLNHCTADPAAVRDRFAALGEEMKMQVTVTRQEVFDAMHTI
- a CDS encoding tRNA (cytidine(34)-2'-O)-methyltransferase, whose amino-acid sequence is MPTVNIVLVEPQIPQNSGNIARTCAVTGARLHMVGPMGFTIDDKKLKRAGLDYWHQLDITYYQDLADFFSKNKGPFFYFTSKGPRRHVDVAYPDGSYLVFGREDAGLPEELLVRHEADCVRMPMRRGERCLNLSNAVAVGVYEVLRQWDFAGLETHGQLTRYEWSEDVQ
- a CDS encoding PFL family protein; amino-acid sequence: MRILNSSDILETIEMLTAENLDVRTVTMGISLLDCIDPDGDKACEKIYNKIVRLAGNLVPVVDGISAEYGVPIVNKRVSVTPIAMLLGAAPDADPVAYAKALDRAAKTIGVNFIGGFGALVHKGFSAGDKRLIEAIPQALAETDLVCSSVNVGSTKSGINMDAVRLMGQVVRQTAERTKDNMCMGDAKLVVFCNAPEDNPFMAGAFHGPGEPDCEIHVGVSGPGAVRAALAKLPKDAPMDEVAELVKRTAFKITRLGQLVANLASERLGVPAGIIDLSLAPTPAIGDSVANILEEMGLESCGCCGTTACLALLNDAVKKGGVMASNHVGGLSGAFIPVSEDDGMIQAANCGSLTLEKLEAMTAVCSVGIDMVVIPGDTSAEVISGLIADEAAIGMVNSKTTAVRVIPAIGHQAGDVLDFGGLLGHAPIMPISKYSPAVMIHRGGRIPAPMQALKN
- the rpiB gene encoding ribose 5-phosphate isomerase B; amino-acid sequence: MQFDKPIALAADHGGYELKEAIKAHLDELGVAYEDFGTDSTASVDYPDYAVLGCKAVQDGRCALVILCCGTGVGMSMCANKMQGIRACCCSDTFSAELTRRHNNANALCLGGRVVGTGLGCKIVDAFLNAPFEGGRHQTRIDKMMALQNQ
- the upp gene encoding uracil phosphoribosyltransferase; translation: MSVVEIVDHPLIQHKISLMRDRNTGTKEFRDLASEVAMLLCYEATRDLPTEEVEVETPIALARTKVLAGRKLALVPILRAGLGMVDGMLRLIPAAKVGHIGLYRDEETLKPVEYYCKLPSDINEREVIVLDPMLATGGSASDAITQIKKRGAKHIKFIGLIAAPEGMKALHEAHPDVDIYVGTLDEGLNDNGYIVPGLGDAGDRIFGTK
- the tsaE gene encoding tRNA (adenosine(37)-N6)-threonylcarbamoyltransferase complex ATPase subunit type 1 TsaE; this encodes MQEYTTHSREETVALGRSFARTLPAGALIAFTGGLGAGKTAFCQGLAEGLGCTDPVSSPTFAIVNYYRGPRPLAHFDLYRIHTENDLASAGFYDYLDMGAVVACEWSENCADLLAQEHPIRIDIQRIDDTTRRITIDQ